In the Styela clava chromosome 8, kaStyClav1.hap1.2, whole genome shotgun sequence genome, one interval contains:
- the LOC120329734 gene encoding uncharacterized protein LOC120329734: MHERTHTKEKPYVCKQCGKGFSRLSSLKRHERTHTGEKPYGCKQCGKSFSQLFSLRLHDRTHAKEKPHVCEQCEKSFSCISNLRMHERTHTGDRPCICKQCGRSFSQSSNLHRHERSHTGEKPHVCEQCGKSFLQFFNLQMHQRTHTREKPYVCKQFGKRFSQLSSLHVHERTHTKEKPYSHERAHTGEKPYVCKQWGKGFSQLSNLHRHERIHTDKKPYVCKQCGKSFSQLFSLQMHERTHSGEKPHVCKRCEKGFSQLSDLKRHERTHTGEKPYVCKQCGKGFSQIFSLQMHGRIHIGEKPHICKQCGKSFSCISHLCRHERSHTGEKPHVCEHCGSSFLQLFNLQMHERTHTKEKPHVCKQCGKDFSQLSHLRRHERSHTR; the protein is encoded by the exons ATGCATGAACGAACCCATACTaaagagaaaccttatgtttgtaaacaatgtggaaagggtTTTTCACGATTATCCAGTTTGAAAAGGCATGAACGAACTCATAccggagagaaaccttatggttgtaaacaatgtggaaagagtttttcacaattatttagTTTACGATTGCATGATCGAACTCATGCTAAAGAGAAACCTCATGTTTGTGAACAATGTGAAAAGAGTTTCTCGTGTATATCCAATTTACGTATgcatgagcgaactcatacAGGTGACAGGCcttgtatttgtaaacaatgtggaagaAGTTTTTCACAATCATCTAATTTACATAGGCATGAACGAAGTCATACCGGTGAGAAACCTCATGTTTGTgaacaatgtggaaagagttttttgcagttttttaatttacaaatgcATCAACGAACCCATACTAGAGAGAAACCTTACGTTTGTAAACAATTTGGGAAGCGTTTTTCACAATTATCCAGTTTACATGTGCATGAGCGAACCCATACTAAAGAGAAACCATAT AGTCATGAACGAGCTCATAccggagagaaaccttatgtttgtaaacaatgggGAAAAGGTTTTTCACAATTATCCAATTTACATAGGCATGAACGAATTCATACTGAtaagaaaccttatgtttgtaaacaatgtggaaaaagtttttcacaattatttagTTTACAAATGCATGAACGAACTCATAGCGGAGAGAAACCCCATGTTTGTAAACGATGTGAAAAGGGTTTTTCACAATTATCTGATTTAAAAAGGCATGAACGAACTCATAccggagagaaaccttatgtttgtaaacaatgtggaaagggtTTTTCACAAATATTCAGTTTACAAATGCATGGGCGAATTCATATCGGAGAGAAACCtcatatttgtaaacaatgtggaaagagttTCTCGTGTATATCCCATTTATGTAGGCATGAGCGAAGTCATACCGGAGAGAAACCTCATGTTTGTGAACATTGTGGAAGCAGTTTTTTGCAGTTATTTAATTTACAAATGCATGAACGGACCCATACTAAAGAGAAACctcatgtttgtaaacaatgtggaaaagaTTTTTCACAATTATCCCATTTACGTAGGCATGAGCGAAGTCATACAAGGTGA